Proteins from a single region of Trichomycterus rosablanca isolate fTriRos1 chromosome 16, fTriRos1.hap1, whole genome shotgun sequence:
- the LOC134330608 gene encoding uncharacterized protein LOC134330608, which yields MFGVRATLLRLKKYFSTTMTTWSAVRDRLLSFLRRCCQSRSNRLRELEAGLRAERRETERLRDRLGKQRKSLLDEVDRQIRLKMLYESEKKRCQVSTAWKGHLYESQLQQYQESVASMAKETEKARSNVQDAQRLRLKEEDQHRLVEEGLKAQWEEERSTARQEKEEMMRKIKKLEALRQKDQEQQILLEKRLLVAVVKVEELAAVREQRLDG from the coding sequence ATGTTTGGTGTTCGTGCTACGTTACttcgtttaaaaaaatatttcagtACAACCATGACAACATGGTCAGCCGTTAGAGACCGACTTCTGTCGTTCCTGCGCCGCTGCTGCCAATCGCGGAGCAACAGGCTAAGGGAGCTGGAGGCCGGGCTGAGGGCCGAGAGGCGGGAGACGGAGAGACTGCGAGACAGGTTGGGGAAGCAAAGGAAGAGTTTGCTGGATgaagtagacagacagataaggcTGAAGATGCTCTATGAGTCAGAGAAAAAGAGGTGCCAGGTAAGCACTGCGTGGAAAGGGCACCTCTATGAGAGTCAGCTCCAGCAGTACCAGGAGAGCGTGGCATCCATGGCCAAGGAGACGGAGAAAGCGAGAAGCAACGTGCAGGATGCACAGAGACTCCGACTGAAGGAGGAAGATCAACACAGACTGGTGGAGGAAGGTCTGAAAGCGCAGTGGGAGGAGGAGAGAAGCACCGCGAGGCAGGAGAAAGAGGAAATGATGAGAAAAATCAAAAAACTAGAGGCACTGAGACAAAAAGACCAAGAGCAGCAAATACTGTTGGAAAAGAGACTTTTGGTAGCTGTGGTAAAAGTCGAGGAGCTAGCAGCTGTGCGGGAGCAAAGATTGGACGGATAG